From Ictalurus punctatus breed USDA103 chromosome 26, Coco_2.0, whole genome shotgun sequence:
GAAAAGGTGCGCTGCTCTCACCTGCTGGTCAAACACAATCAGTCGCGCCGACCGTCGTCATGGAGACAAGAGAACATCACACGCACCAAAGAGGAAGCTCTGCAGCTTATACATGGTGAGTGCGTGATGAATATTCATGAGTATATGATGTTACTGCAGAGCCAgattattgtgtgtttgtgcttaaCCAATCAGCATTGAGCTGTGTGGCTAGCTCCACCCACAAGTACTGTTAGTTCTGATTTTGAGCAGGAACGAGAACCACCAGCTGTAACCTTTTCAGAGTACGTTtttgtaatatgtgtgtgtgtgtgtgtgtgtagggtatATAGATCAGATAAAGTCCGGTGAGGAGGACTTCGAGACATTGGCGTCTCAGTTCAGTGACTGCAGCTCTGCACGCAACGGAGGAGACCTCGGCATGTTCGGCAGGggtaactctctctctctctctctcacacacacacacacacacacacacacacacacacacacacacacacctaatcaATTTTCTACCTGAGGGTGTGGTTTGATGACAGCACTTCCCACTTGACCATGTTAAACAGTGGGGCAGCTTCAAGGACCAATCAGTGATCTGCAAGGCTCATAGCTCCGCCCACACCACGTGTCCCTGTTCGGGCCCCTGCAGGAACCCAGTTCAGTCCAGGAACTTATTTATACTTACACACTGTGGGGCGCTGTTGAGTTTGGGGGACCACGAGGTCGCTTTACGGTTTTGGAACAGAAAcgcaaaataacaacaaaacaaaccgaCATTAGAAGGTTTATTCTCACACAGtattatgctttttaaattattcCCCTGTtctaaactgtgtgtgtgtgtgtgtgtgtgtgtgtatatgtaacaGGTCAGATGCAGAAGCCTTTTGAAGAAGCCTCATTTGCGCTGAAGGTCGGAGACATGAGCGGTCCGGTGTTTACTGACTCCGGGGTTCACATCATCCTGCGTACAGGATAACTCTCATCCCTTCCTTCAtcaatccctccatccatccatctctctctttctgtctcttgttCCACTTTACTTAAGTCCATGGACTtcaatctaacacacacacgcgtgcgctTTTCCCCttgagttacacacacacacaccacacacacacacacacacacacaccacacagtcaCTTTCAAGTTGTTTACAATAAAGcatctgtaataaaaataaaaatagtagaaTGAAAGTCACTAGATCAGATTTCATCAAAGCCCTGATTGGATTTTCCTGCTCACCTTCATCACGATGTGTCCTGGACACGACATGTCCAACCTGCAGCCGTGGAGAATGACCAATAAATATGATCACATGATGAACACAGGTTTGTCTTTGAGTTtaaaacgcgcacacacacacacacccgcatgATAAAACGGCAGTAAACTGTATTAGATGAAGTTATGTCTTGttctatataaacacaggacgGTGTTTTCCCGCCCCGCTCACCTGTTCACGCACCTGTTCATTTTAGGAGCGCTGCATTTTAACAGCGGCGTTATCGCTCAGAAATGTACAGAAAGAGCGGTCTTCTCCTTCCTTCTTCCCCTCCCTCCTTAAAATCAAAACCGCAGATGAGCCAATCGACGTGACTCCGGAACGAATGACAGTCACGTAGGTGTATCGGACTTCCTGATATTTTCGACTTGGGGCCGAGATTGAAATCCTGCACCTCGGTGCCATGGTGTTCTCGAAACTGTCCAGTCGGTGTTTATAGATTTCACCGACTCGTGATGATTGATCtaacgtaaataaataaacttatttaaAGTAGTGAagtgatgttttatttactgttgatGATGTGAGTGGCCATGCCTCAGCACCTCTGATGTCCCTCGTCCTCGGTCATATGCTGAACTCAGGGTCGAGGACactaagccccgccccctttcccaGCTTTTCATCTGACAGAAATGTTTTCCCTGGTGCTCTGGTATCAGCTTGATTTTCCTTCTGGAAACGTCCTGACaacactttctgtctctgtttaatatgaaaacaaaaaagtctataagtgtgtgtgttcgctTCAGCTAacgttaaacacacacacagctaaactGATTTATTAGgaatgtgacaaaaaaattatttgcaaaATGGCAGTTTGAGTAAAACGAAACAGTAATAATGTCAATAGATTTTTTCCACAGTGTTTCAGAGtgagttttattttttgaacatttatggaaggagtctccagtgtcagtgctttttaaCAGTAACGCTGTTACTATCTTAACTTTTCTGATATGGAAAAGTCTACATttttgcagctttttttttttttgccacccaACGTGTGCCCTGATtaaaaacatgattaaaaagATTTTCTGTAAATCTACAACACACTGGTGGCTTAGAAacaaaaagtctgtgtgtgaaaGCAGCTTTACGTTGTGTTAACGCTTTAATAAACTGCACAGGCTCTCAAGTGGTACGACTGTCCAGCGCATACTGTCTCATTGGCGCCACAGCTGTCTATACCTGCTGTGATGATGTGGTGAGAAGGACAGGGTTAAGCTCGGATGGTTTCTAATACTCTTCTGGGTGTCAGAGGAGACATGTCACCCTCGCAGCTCGGTGGGATTCATGGTGAACTAACTGCTGGATGTTACTGATGAAACTGGGAGAAAAGTGGGTTTGGACGCATGTTCTGTTCTGGTTCTGTGATTCCGGTTAGAGAACATGTTGACATTGTTCTTTCACAAGAAGTGTATAATACTGGTGATTTCACTGGCTGTGTTTCCACATCCCTCTTCCTTACCGTCAATCGACTGACTTTCTTCCAACATTTGCAGTGTCGCAATCACGGAGTTTCCAGTAAAATCTGAGTGTAcaccatgtttttttccccttcttatTCCTTAGATATCATTTATTATAGCTGTGTTTAACAGCTTAAAGTCAGAGTACCAAAAAATAAAGGTACAAGACTATctgattatgtgtgtgtagtcaCAGAAGATAAACATGACTACGGAGAAATCCAAGaatgtgttaaattatccaCCCGGCCGCTGAGGTCATGAAATGGTACGGGAATTTCTTCAGgaatttgcacacacacacacacacacacacatgttagAAGGAGTTCTGGAGTCCAGCGGGGTTTAAAAGTGTGAGAGGATGAACCAAGAATCAGAGAAACACTGCAGgtaagttatatttttgtaCTCATTTCTCCGTGGATCTATGAGGTCCTGAAATTGGCTTTAGGAACAAAATGTAGTTCTTTTTGAAATCCATGAATTTTTCTATGAAAATTGATCTGCTTCTGCAGATATGTTTACAAATATGCCCATGTTTTCATACTGAACAAACATTAAACTTGCTTGAAATCGTTCTTTTATTCGTTGTCTAGGTCTAGAAGTTGAACCTCTGCTTCAGATTCAAGCTAAAATGATTGTAAGTCATAGTAGTGTGAGTTAATgggactttctttcttttttatgtatataatttaatacattCTTTCAGTTCACTATTTgttggatattattattattatattatttgggTGATACTTTGCTAAGAAATCACACATTGTGGCCATAAACCTGGACGACTGGTCTTGTCTTTTAATCTTGAAGAGCTTTCTATATGTAGTTCTGCCCCTCAGAAGTCTATcaatattttcctttaatgttTTATACATGTAAACCATATCATTGTGTGTTGTATCTCTTTTCCCCAGGGTGCTGTGGTTTCAGTGATTTCAGTGTTCTGGACGCTCCTGCTCCCTCTGCTGGTTGGAAGTACTCCTATTTCTCAGGAGCTTTTTCCGACAGACTGCTCTGATGTATACGCTAACGGACAAACACTCAGTGGCGTGTACACAATCTACCCTACAGCGGACACACCTGTCCAGGTGTACTGCGACATGGGATGTTTGGAAAGCAAAACAGAGGATGGAAACTGGACGGTATGTTAGAGATATTGGTTTTGGTGTCTTTTCTGGTGAGAGGTCATACTGCCTTTTGCTTCTGCTAAAGTTTTGAACATTACCTTCACACCAGGTgtttcagaggagaatggatggCAGTGTGAATTTCTACAGACCATGGGGACACTACAAGAAAGGGTTTGGGAACAAGTACGGAGAATACTGGCTAGGTGAGAAGCTACAGCAGTGAGTTGTTCTTTGGCTGTGAgagaaataataaacagattcacTGTATTCTGAGCCGAAATGttggataaataaatacgaACACTAAAAGTGCAagagatgaaacacacacacacacacacacacacacacacacacacacacacgcgtgtcTGTTGAAATTGAATTTGGTCACATTTGAAATGGACCCTGATGAAGCAATTGTTGGTATTAATTTTACACTTACTATACACTGACTGAGGTATTAATACTGTCTTATACGTCATGTGTGTATTGCTCACATCCTGACAGGATTGGAGAATCTCTACCAGCTCACACGGAACAGGAAATACGAGCTGAGGGTGGACCTGCAGGACTTTGATGGAGTTTCAGTTTACGCTCAGTATTCGTATTTCTCTGTCGAATCCGAAGCTGAAGGCTACAAACTCCACGTTAGCGGTTTTATCAATGGAGGCGCAGGTGAGAATGAGTAATCATAAACAGACTCAAATGGCAATGCTGGTTACATCCTTTATAACTCTTAAAATTACATCCATGTAATGAAAATATTCATTTCTGGGACAATTTTGTAAGGCTTTTTAATGAATCTGGTAATTGTGTCCACAATCTGCAGGTGATTCTCTGGAGTTCATCAATGGTCAGAAATTCTCCACCTTTGATAAAGACCAGGACTTGAATGAGGAGGGAAACTGCGCTAAATCCTACCTTGGGGCTTTTTGGTACAACAAGTGCCACCATGCTAACCCTAACGGGATATACCTGTGGGGACGTGACGCTACTCACTTTGCCATTGGAAATGTGTGGCATCATTGGAAAGGCTACGATTATGGTTTGAAGTTCATCACTATGAAGATCAGACCTGTGTCGTAGACTCTTGCGCCCACGTGACACAACGATGAGTTTGATAGAGTCTGATACTGTCTTGTCATCTGTCGTGATAAAATATtgtcactgtattttttttaccatatgATTTTGCagaattatataaattaaatatatatatatatatatatatatatatatatatatatatatatatatatgtttcttTACTTGCTGGAGTCTGTGTCTTTCTTAAAGTTGTaggaaaataagaataaaaaaataaggaaCATACTGAAATACAATTTCTTGCATGTAGTTATGTGGACAGCATGTTGATTCCGCTTGTGGATAACGGCCCggatggtgcttactggaggattcagaagttttgaaatacgtctgtatccgattccatcaatatgtttcacaacaatacggttgtgaaggtcttgggagagctctttgcttttacccatcatgagaggtttcttgtgtgacaccttggtaacgaaaagcctttttatagaccgtCAATGTACTgacccagctgatattcatttacacagatagggggtgtaattacttacggatttcagctggttccttgccttaccttgccatGGAGAACTGCgatttcttagcatgttcaatacttttttcccgtgtcattccactttattacacataattttatttatggactttaatgttgtgaattctttatatttccagatttcttgagctaatactgatatctggtgaaaatttcatgtgaataacatttgaaataaatatatatatccattaacattggaaatatatttactgaaaaaaatgttgattcaattcaattcaattcaattttatttgtatagcgctttttacaatagacattgtctcaaagcagctttacagaaatatcaacacggtatacagatattaaaggtgtgaatttatcccaactgagcaagccactgagtggcgacggtggcaaggaaaaactccctaagatgttttaagaggaagaaaccttgagaggaacccgactcagaaggaacccatcctcctctgggtaacaacagttagtgtgaaaaagttcattatggatttatatgaagtctgtatggcgttaggagcagccgtagtcccagcagtctggaattaaagaagaaaacGTTGACACGTTGAacgttgacacgttcaatacttatttgaCAGCATCGctgtgtggatgggtggatttACTTTACTGATCCATGAGAGGAAATTTGGGAGTGTGTCGATAAGTCCAGCAGATCTTTATTGTGTATATA
This genomic window contains:
- the pin1 gene encoding peptidyl-prolyl cis-trans isomerase NIMA-interacting 1, with the protein product MSDDEKLPPGWEKRMSRSSGRVYYFNHSTNASQWERPSGGGGGGAAVEKVRCSHLLVKHNQSRRPSSWRQENITRTKEEALQLIHGYIDQIKSGEEDFETLASQFSDCSSARNGGDLGMFGRGQMQKPFEEASFALKVGDMSGPVFTDSGVHIILRTG
- the LOC108258806 gene encoding microfibril-associated glycoprotein 4 produces the protein MIGAVVSVISVFWTLLLPLLVGSTPISQELFPTDCSDVYANGQTLSGVYTIYPTADTPVQVYCDMGCLESKTEDGNWTVFQRRMDGSVNFYRPWGHYKKGFGNKYGEYWLGLENLYQLTRNRKYELRVDLQDFDGVSVYAQYSYFSVESEAEGYKLHVSGFINGGAGDSLEFINGQKFSTFDKDQDLNEEGNCAKSYLGAFWYNKCHHANPNGIYLWGRDATHFAIGNVWHHWKGYDYGLKFITMKIRPVS